A single region of the Streptomyces sp. NBC_00236 genome encodes:
- a CDS encoding ABC transporter permease, translating to MTQAALSTPAARPLARLRDPAWYQEYGVYLAVAVVLLFNALFTEHFMTADNLRTQLVQVAPIVIVALGMALVIGTEGVDLSVGSTMALATALLPLYLGYGLVPALVMALLAGAVVGAINGSLVSLVGLQPIVATLALFVGGRGLALVMADGQLKQIVNPDLLSLGTGSFLGIPLVVLIAAVLAAAVAFLVQRTTFGRQVVAIGGNRSAAALAGLPVRRVLIGVYVLCGVLAALAGILATARLTASDPSSLGTLMELSAITAVVVGGTPLNGGSIRVLGTVAGALLMQLLRATLVKHDLPDSTAQIAQAAIIIAAVYVARERRSR from the coding sequence ATGACCCAGGCCGCACTCTCCACCCCCGCAGCCCGGCCGCTCGCCCGGCTGCGCGACCCCGCCTGGTACCAGGAGTACGGCGTCTACCTCGCCGTCGCGGTCGTCCTCCTCTTCAACGCCCTGTTCACCGAGCACTTCATGACCGCGGACAACCTCCGCACCCAGCTCGTCCAGGTCGCCCCCATCGTCATCGTCGCCCTCGGCATGGCGCTCGTGATCGGCACCGAGGGCGTCGACCTCTCCGTCGGCTCGACCATGGCGCTGGCCACCGCGCTGCTGCCGCTCTACCTCGGGTACGGACTGGTGCCCGCCCTCGTCATGGCGCTGCTGGCCGGCGCCGTGGTCGGAGCGATCAACGGCTCACTGGTCTCGCTCGTCGGACTGCAGCCGATCGTCGCCACCCTCGCCCTGTTCGTCGGCGGCCGGGGCCTGGCCCTGGTCATGGCGGACGGTCAGCTCAAGCAGATCGTCAACCCCGACCTGCTGTCGCTGGGCACGGGCTCCTTCCTCGGCATCCCGCTGGTCGTCCTCATCGCCGCGGTACTCGCGGCCGCGGTCGCCTTCCTGGTCCAGCGCACCACGTTCGGCCGGCAGGTCGTGGCCATCGGCGGCAACCGGTCCGCGGCCGCCCTCGCAGGACTGCCCGTGCGCCGCGTGCTCATCGGTGTGTACGTGCTCTGCGGGGTCCTGGCCGCCCTGGCCGGCATCCTCGCCACGGCCAGGCTCACCGCCAGCGACCCCTCCTCGCTCGGCACCCTCATGGAACTGTCCGCCATCACCGCGGTCGTCGTCGGGGGCACCCCGCTCAACGGAGGTTCCATCCGGGTCCTCGGCACGGTCGCCGGCGCCCTGCTGATGCAGCTGCTGCGCGCCACCCTCGTCAAGCACGACCTGCCCGACTCCACCGCACAGATCGCCCAGGCGGCCATCATCATCGCCGCCGTCTACGTCGCCCGGGAGCGTCGGTCCCGATGA
- a CDS encoding LacI family DNA-binding transcriptional regulator: protein MGVSLKDVAQRAGVSIKTVSNVVNNYQHVTPKMRAKVQQAIDELGYRPNLTARHLRKGRTGIIALAVPEFGNPYFAELAGEVVDAAARHDYTVLVDHTGGLREKELLVSQGFRSHVIDGLILSPIHLETEDLMARTETAPLVLLGEREYEAPYDHIAIDNVAASREAVRHLIDHGHRRIAFLGSRTGRERQPAHLRLRGWREELAAAGIEADESLVVVTDGYGREDGATGMAALLDRGERPDAVFAYNDLIAIGAMRTLSERGLRIPEDVAVVGFDDIEESLYGATTLTTVAPDKEAIARLAVDSLVERLSGDPVSEPRRPRPGYRLVVRESTVPRTASEPAAGP from the coding sequence GTGGGCGTCAGCCTCAAGGACGTTGCGCAACGGGCGGGCGTGTCCATCAAGACCGTGTCGAACGTGGTGAACAACTATCAGCACGTCACACCGAAGATGCGGGCCAAGGTGCAGCAGGCCATCGACGAGCTCGGCTACCGGCCGAATCTCACCGCACGCCACCTGCGCAAGGGCCGCACCGGCATCATCGCCCTCGCCGTCCCCGAGTTCGGCAACCCGTACTTCGCGGAGCTCGCCGGCGAGGTCGTCGACGCGGCCGCCCGGCACGACTACACCGTGCTGGTCGACCACACCGGCGGCCTGCGGGAGAAGGAGCTCCTGGTCAGCCAGGGATTCCGGTCCCATGTGATCGACGGCCTCATCCTCAGCCCGATCCATCTGGAGACCGAGGACCTGATGGCGCGCACCGAGACCGCGCCCCTGGTGCTGCTCGGCGAGCGCGAGTACGAGGCCCCGTACGACCACATCGCCATCGACAACGTGGCCGCGTCCCGCGAGGCCGTGCGTCACCTCATCGACCACGGCCACCGCAGGATCGCCTTCCTCGGCTCCCGCACCGGCCGCGAACGCCAGCCGGCCCATCTGCGGCTGCGCGGCTGGCGCGAGGAGCTCGCGGCGGCGGGCATCGAGGCCGACGAGTCGCTGGTCGTCGTCACCGACGGCTACGGCCGTGAGGACGGGGCCACGGGCATGGCCGCACTCCTGGACCGCGGTGAGCGGCCCGACGCCGTGTTCGCGTACAACGACCTCATCGCCATCGGGGCGATGCGCACCCTGTCCGAACGGGGGCTGCGCATCCCCGAGGACGTGGCCGTCGTCGGGTTCGACGACATCGAGGAGAGCCTCTACGGGGCCACCACGCTCACCACGGTGGCGCCCGACAAGGAGGCGATCGCCCGGCTCGCCGTCGACAGCCTCGTCGAACGGCTCTCCGGCGACCCGGTGTCCGAGCCCCGGCGGCCCCGGCCCGGCTACCGGCTCGTCGTCCGCGAATCGACCGTCCCCCGGACGGCCTCCGAGCCGGCCGCCGGACCGTAG
- a CDS encoding aldose epimerase family protein, which produces MPRPTVNRKPFGSAHERAEVDVWTLDSGTGVRAEILSYGGILHRLTVPDTGGASASVVRSLASLDDYTGKNPFFGALIGRFANRIAHGRFVLDGASYLIPATDRGHALHGGPDGFHTRVWQAAGETTETAATLRLTLRSPDGDMGFPGALDVAVTYTLDTAGTLALDYTATTDRTTVVNLTNHAYFDLTAQGDILGHTLQVDADHYLPVDEEGIPEGPAAPVRATPFDLTAPHRIADRIALPDEQLRRAGGFDHCWVLKGSGTPAGLRRAARLTAPGAERIMEVWTTEPGIQVYTANQLDGTLPAPGGGHHERHSAVCLETQHLPDSPNRPGFPSTVLRPDDVFSSRTELRFPHLTAATG; this is translated from the coding sequence ATGCCTCGCCCCACCGTGAACCGCAAACCGTTCGGCTCCGCCCACGAACGGGCAGAGGTCGATGTATGGACGCTCGACTCCGGCACCGGAGTCCGGGCGGAGATCCTCAGCTACGGCGGCATCCTGCACCGCCTCACCGTGCCGGACACCGGGGGAGCGTCCGCGTCGGTCGTACGGTCCCTGGCCTCCCTCGACGACTACACGGGCAAGAACCCGTTCTTCGGCGCCCTCATCGGCCGCTTCGCCAACCGCATCGCGCACGGCCGCTTCGTCCTCGACGGGGCGTCGTACCTGATCCCGGCCACCGACCGGGGCCACGCCCTGCACGGCGGCCCGGACGGCTTCCACACCCGCGTCTGGCAGGCCGCGGGGGAGACCACCGAAACCGCGGCGACGCTCCGGCTCACCCTGCGCAGCCCCGACGGCGACATGGGCTTCCCCGGCGCGCTGGACGTCGCCGTGACGTACACGCTGGACACGGCGGGCACCCTCGCCCTCGACTACACAGCGACCACGGACCGCACCACCGTCGTCAACCTCACCAACCACGCGTACTTCGACCTCACCGCACAGGGCGACATCCTCGGGCACACCCTCCAGGTCGACGCCGACCACTACCTCCCCGTCGACGAAGAGGGCATCCCGGAAGGCCCCGCCGCGCCGGTGCGCGCGACCCCGTTCGACCTCACCGCCCCGCACCGCATCGCGGACCGCATCGCGCTCCCGGACGAGCAACTGCGCCGGGCCGGCGGCTTCGACCACTGCTGGGTCCTCAAGGGCTCCGGCACACCGGCCGGCCTGCGCCGCGCCGCCCGGCTCACCGCCCCGGGCGCCGAGCGGATCATGGAGGTGTGGACGACCGAACCGGGCATCCAGGTCTACACCGCCAACCAGCTGGACGGCACCCTGCCCGCCCCCGGAGGCGGGCACCACGAGCGCCACAGCGCCGTCTGTCTGGAGACCCAGCACCTGCCCGACTCACCCAACCGGCCCGGGTTTCCCAGCACCGTCCTGCGTCCGGACGACGTCTTCTCCAGCCGTACCGAGCTGAGGTTCCCGCACCTCACCGCGGCGACCGGCTGA
- a CDS encoding acyl-CoA thioesterase, with protein MTFFVDVTVRGYELDTQGHLNQAVYLQYAEHARWELLRAAGLPQEKLLADGVGPVALEVTVKFRRELRGGERVRVSCRFDYGHGKTFTVAQQILKEDGTVAAEVTGVAGILDLTTRKLVADPGGRLASLAKDPELLSG; from the coding sequence ATGACCTTTTTTGTGGACGTGACCGTACGGGGTTACGAGCTCGACACGCAGGGACACCTCAACCAGGCGGTGTACCTCCAGTACGCCGAACACGCGCGCTGGGAGCTGCTGCGGGCCGCCGGGCTGCCCCAGGAGAAGCTGCTGGCCGACGGAGTGGGGCCGGTCGCGCTGGAGGTCACGGTCAAGTTCCGCAGGGAACTGCGAGGCGGGGAACGGGTGCGGGTGTCCTGCCGGTTCGACTACGGGCACGGCAAGACGTTCACCGTTGCCCAGCAGATCCTCAAGGAGGACGGCACGGTGGCCGCGGAGGTCACGGGCGTGGCCGGAATCCTCGATCTGACGACCCGCAAACTGGTCGCCGACCCGGGCGGCCGGCTCGCCTCGCTGGCCAAGGACCCGGAGCTGCTGAGCGGCTGA
- a CDS encoding ABC transporter permease — translation MNETSPAPVVQAPVPRKAPAAAGGSAPRPAAGQRIAELLQRQGVLAVLLTVVIVASFVYPTFGTLDNARGVTVQASFGAVVALGMTMVIITGGIDLSVGSVFALGGVLAAWASPWGFLAALFVPLVVCGAIGLLNGFLVARAGMAPFIVTLATLLGARGLLLAITDEGATTYLIPKGSAFAELGQGSIWGFGYPILIALALFGIGGLVLQRTSFGQTLFAVGGSSDAATLMGLPVARTKMLVYTLSGLLAGLAGALSAARLSSGVTIVGVGMELDAISAVVIGGTLLIGGAGSISGTLWGVLLLAVIQNLINQIGSLNSSYQSVVSGGFLIVVVVAQRYLARSRRTT, via the coding sequence ATGAACGAAACCTCACCCGCCCCCGTGGTTCAGGCCCCGGTCCCGCGCAAGGCCCCCGCAGCGGCCGGCGGCAGCGCCCCGCGCCCCGCGGCCGGACAACGCATCGCAGAACTCCTCCAGCGCCAGGGCGTCCTCGCGGTCCTGCTCACGGTCGTCATCGTCGCGTCGTTCGTCTACCCGACGTTCGGCACCCTGGACAACGCCCGGGGCGTGACCGTCCAGGCCTCCTTCGGCGCCGTGGTCGCCCTCGGCATGACGATGGTCATCATCACCGGCGGCATCGACCTGTCCGTCGGCTCCGTCTTCGCCCTGGGCGGTGTCCTCGCCGCCTGGGCATCCCCATGGGGCTTCCTCGCAGCCCTGTTCGTCCCGCTCGTCGTGTGCGGTGCGATCGGACTGCTCAACGGCTTCCTGGTGGCCCGTGCCGGGATGGCACCGTTCATCGTCACGCTCGCCACCCTGCTGGGGGCGCGCGGACTGCTCCTCGCGATCACCGACGAGGGCGCCACCACCTACCTGATCCCCAAGGGCTCCGCGTTCGCCGAACTCGGACAGGGCAGCATCTGGGGCTTCGGCTACCCGATCCTGATCGCCCTGGCGCTGTTCGGCATCGGCGGACTGGTCCTCCAGCGCACCTCGTTCGGACAGACGCTCTTCGCCGTCGGCGGCAGCAGCGACGCGGCCACGCTGATGGGTCTGCCCGTCGCCCGTACGAAGATGCTGGTCTACACGCTCAGCGGGCTCCTGGCCGGACTCGCCGGTGCGCTCAGCGCAGCCAGGCTCTCCTCCGGCGTCACCATCGTGGGCGTGGGCATGGAGCTCGACGCGATCTCCGCCGTCGTCATCGGCGGCACCCTCCTGATCGGCGGCGCCGGATCGATCAGCGGCACGCTCTGGGGTGTCCTGCTGCTCGCCGTCATCCAGAACCTGATCAACCAGATCGGATCGCTGAACTCCTCGTACCAGTCCGTCGTCAGCGGCGGGTTCCTTATCGTTGTCGTCGTGGCCCAGCGCTATCTGGCGCGCAGCCGCAGAACCACCTGA
- a CDS encoding YdeI/OmpD-associated family protein has translation MTDTLDTPENARPFARIAQLESWLEKHHADRNGLWLKIAKRDSGVESVSWAEVVDSVLCFGWIDGQRKSLDAVYYLQRITPRRRRSAWSLINVEKVEALTEAGRMRAAGLAEVEAARADGRWAAAYPPQSRATVPDDLTAALDADEPARVFFDRLSRSDRFLVLLRLMTATTPDVRAARLQKAVASMAAGRKVR, from the coding sequence ATGACGGACACCCTGGACACCCCGGAGAACGCACGTCCCTTCGCGCGGATCGCCCAGCTCGAATCATGGCTGGAGAAGCACCACGCCGACCGGAACGGGCTCTGGCTGAAGATCGCCAAGCGGGACTCCGGCGTGGAGTCGGTGAGCTGGGCCGAGGTCGTCGACTCCGTGCTCTGCTTCGGCTGGATCGACGGGCAGCGCAAGTCCCTCGACGCGGTGTACTACCTCCAGCGGATCACGCCCCGCCGTCGCCGGAGCGCGTGGTCGCTGATCAACGTGGAGAAGGTCGAGGCGCTGACCGAGGCCGGGCGGATGCGCGCTGCCGGTCTCGCCGAGGTCGAGGCCGCACGTGCCGACGGGCGGTGGGCGGCGGCGTACCCGCCACAGAGCAGGGCCACCGTCCCGGACGACCTCACCGCGGCCCTGGACGCCGACGAGCCGGCGCGGGTGTTCTTCGATCGGCTCAGCAGGTCGGACCGCTTTCTGGTGCTCCTGCGTCTCATGACGGCCACGACCCCCGACGTCAGAGCGGCCCGCCTCCAGAAGGCGGTGGCCTCCATGGCGGCGGGCCGCAAGGTCCGCTGA
- a CDS encoding FAD-dependent oxidoreductase — protein sequence MLRVAVVGSGPSGVYTAQALVTQTQLPDVRVHVLDRLPCPYGLVRYGVAPDHEKIKSLQQSLRAVLEHERVTFVGNVAVGGDGVPPERLGELYDAVVYCVGAATDRPLGIPGEDLPGSHSATEFVSWYSAHPDAATDLFALRARSAVVIGVGNVAVDVARILARGADELRPTDVPQPALGVLAGSRVREVHMAGRRGPSQARFTTKELRELGSLPGARMVVDPAELALDPAYGDAGPGAPPLPALVRRNLDVLRGWASAPPRAGDSRPRTIGLRFFLRPVELLERDGRVAGVRFARTAPDGDGGVRDTGTYEEIGAELVLRAVGYRGMPLPGLPFDAVHGTVPHRAGRVLRDGVPSPGEYVAGWIKRGPTGVIGSNRSCAKETVASLIEDAPLLAGRPSSPDPLAVLRSWGLRPVEWDGWLSIERAEATLGRSLGRGPVKIPDWPGLMGAAHGDGPA from the coding sequence GTGCTTCGTGTCGCCGTCGTCGGCTCCGGCCCCAGCGGGGTCTACACCGCCCAGGCCCTCGTGACCCAGACCCAGCTGCCCGATGTACGGGTGCACGTCCTGGACCGGCTGCCCTGTCCGTACGGCCTGGTGCGGTACGGCGTCGCACCGGACCACGAGAAGATCAAGTCCCTGCAGCAGAGTCTGCGCGCCGTCCTGGAACACGAACGCGTCACCTTCGTCGGCAATGTCGCCGTGGGCGGGGACGGAGTGCCGCCCGAGCGGCTGGGCGAGCTCTACGACGCGGTCGTCTACTGCGTGGGGGCGGCCACGGACCGTCCGCTCGGCATCCCCGGCGAGGACCTGCCCGGAAGTCACTCGGCGACCGAGTTCGTCTCCTGGTACAGCGCCCATCCGGATGCGGCGACGGACCTCTTCGCGCTGCGGGCCCGTTCGGCCGTCGTGATCGGGGTCGGCAACGTGGCCGTCGACGTGGCGCGGATCCTGGCACGGGGCGCCGATGAGCTGCGGCCCACCGATGTGCCGCAGCCCGCGCTCGGCGTGCTGGCCGGCAGCCGTGTGCGCGAGGTGCACATGGCGGGCAGACGGGGCCCCTCCCAGGCGCGGTTCACCACCAAGGAGCTCCGCGAACTCGGTTCGCTCCCCGGCGCCCGGATGGTCGTGGACCCGGCGGAGCTCGCCCTGGACCCGGCGTACGGCGATGCGGGGCCGGGCGCCCCGCCGCTGCCGGCGCTGGTGCGGCGGAACCTGGACGTCCTGCGCGGATGGGCGTCCGCTCCGCCCCGGGCGGGCGACAGCCGCCCCCGTACCATCGGGCTGCGGTTCTTCCTGCGCCCGGTCGAGCTGCTGGAGCGGGACGGCCGGGTGGCCGGTGTCCGGTTCGCCCGTACCGCCCCGGACGGAGACGGCGGGGTGCGCGACACCGGTACGTACGAGGAGATCGGTGCCGAACTCGTGCTGCGGGCGGTCGGCTACCGGGGCATGCCGCTGCCCGGGCTGCCGTTCGACGCGGTGCACGGCACGGTGCCCCACCGGGCCGGGCGGGTGCTGCGGGACGGGGTGCCGTCTCCCGGGGAGTACGTGGCGGGGTGGATCAAACGCGGTCCGACCGGAGTCATCGGGTCGAACCGTTCGTGCGCCAAGGAGACCGTCGCCTCGCTGATCGAGGACGCCCCTCTCCTGGCCGGACGCCCGTCTTCCCCGGACCCGCTGGCCGTGCTCCGGTCCTGGGGGCTGCGGCCGGTGGAGTGGGACGGCTGGCTGTCGATCGAGCGGGCGGAGGCGACGCTGGGCCGGTCGCTCGGCCGGGGGCCGGTCAAGATCCCGGACTGGCCGGGTCTGATGGGGGCGGCACACGGCGACGGCCCGGCGTGA
- a CDS encoding ArsR/SmtB family transcription factor produces the protein MTPATATDPAAGARTLAHPAREDIRLESVLHALSDPVRLCVVRELAAADGELTCSRFDLPVTKSTTTHHFRVLRESGIVQQIYRGTAKMNGLRREDLEALFPGLLDRVLEAANLQADRLREG, from the coding sequence GTGACCCCTGCCACCGCCACAGACCCGGCAGCCGGCGCCCGCACGCTGGCCCATCCCGCGCGCGAGGACATCAGGCTCGAGTCGGTCCTGCACGCACTCTCGGACCCGGTGCGGCTGTGCGTGGTCCGCGAACTGGCCGCCGCCGACGGTGAGCTCACCTGCTCCCGGTTCGACCTCCCGGTGACGAAGTCCACCACGACGCATCACTTCCGGGTCCTGCGGGAGAGCGGCATCGTCCAGCAGATCTACCGCGGAACGGCCAAGATGAACGGGCTCCGGCGCGAGGACCTGGAGGCGCTCTTCCCCGGCCTGCTGGACCGGGTGCTCGAAGCGGCGAACCTCCAGGCGGACCGCCTCCGCGAGGGCTGA